The sequence below is a genomic window from Oscillospiraceae bacterium.
CGTTGAAATTATGTGCAGAGTACGACTATATTCAGCAAAACACATCTTTTTCCTTTTCAACTGTTACTGAAAAAAGTGATATTGCGAGTTTTGAAGAAGTTATAAAGAAAACTGGTTCCTGTATAAAGCTGCTTCATGCTCAATCAGTTTTATCTGATCCTATGTATTTTAATATTGACTTTTTTATTTTTATGGAACAATTCCTGGTATATGTCGGGGATCACGTTTTTCAAATTGACCCAGTCATATTTTCATTAAACAGAGCATTAATGATTTCGTTTGAGGTTATAGATTTTAAAACAGGTACTCCTCTAAAAAAGGATAATGTCTTGGGGAAAATGGGAAACTATAATCTGTTATCTATTAATGGGTATCAATACTTCGGTGAAGAATTTGTAACGCCCTCCAACAGTAAAATATCTGAACTAATATATGATAATATTAGTAGTTTCTTCTATGAATTAACCGGAAAAAGGTTTGTACCAGAGAATTATTCTTTTATTCATAATACACTTGTATTATCAAATGATATTATTGATGTAGCAGAATATTTTTGCAACTTGATAGGTACAAAAGAGATACCGTCTCCACTTGTGAATATTAGCACAACAGACAACTACCAGTACTATCCACAAGATGGAGCCAGCGTTATCACAAAATATAATTCAAATAATGTTGATATTTCCTTATACAATGGAATTTTGTTAGAGTCTATTAAACTGTATATATATCTGACACAAATAATTAATTTAGAAATAACCTCAGACATTAACAAAGTAATGCGTAACAACCTGTATTTAGAGAACTTGTTCTTTGCTCCTCATGTTCCAATAGAAACCCATAATTTACTCAGCTACATATATAAAACAAATTCCTTTCAGCACCACAAGGAAGCAACAAAGTTAAAAATCTCATATATGACCGCAGAGAACGAGTCAAAGAAAAGTAGAAATGGTGTACTTCTCAATGTTTTACTATATATCGTTTCGCTGATAGGGGCGATTGGGACGCTTGATACATTGGAGTATAGGCTAAATATACCGTTCAATTATAGCTTTAGTGCAGTGATTTTGATCTTTTCAATATTCGGTATAATTTGGGGAATGACTGAGTGGCGCCGAAACAAGCGTTTTTAGTTTGCAATGAGCTGTCCCCACTTCTGGCCATGCTGGCCAGAAGCGCCGACAACCGGGGAGCGGCGCGGGGCCGCTCCCCGTGGGTCACAGCTTCACGATGGCGGACAGCTTTTCCAACAGATCGGAGAGGGGGCCCCACAGGTCGGCATAGTCTTTTTGCAGGGCCTTGATCTCCTCCGGGTAAATGCCGCCGTAGGTGTTGGCCTGGATCGCCACCTGATTGAGATTGTTGGAGCACCGGCGCTGGAGCGAGACAAGCTCCTGCACGGGCGAGAGGTCAACATTGAGCACATAGCCGGTCAGGGCCATTTTGCGGATATAGGCGCTCAGGTTGCGGATGCCCGACTGGGCCATGCGCTCCCGGATGGCCTCCAGCTCGTCGGGCCGTACCCACACATAGATGGGCACGTCACGGACACGCTTTTTCACCGCTCCTCCCGCTCCCGGCTCCGGGTATGGCGGGGCGGCTCCTTCACCTTGTCCAGGTCCTTCTCCGGGGGCTGGGGCGGAAGGGGCAGGTTGTTGATCAGCCCGTCGATGTGGTCATAGTTCTGCTCCACGGACAGCTCCGCGTTTTTCAAAGGGTTATTTTCCATAGCGCCTCCTATCTGTCGCCCCGGTCGGGGGCATCCTTTTTGGAGCCCGGCTGCCCCCGGTTCTCCTGGGCCAGCCGCCCGGCCTCTTTGAGCTGCTCCGCGATGGGCGGCTTGCGCATATCGGGATTATCCGAGGACGGCAGCAATTCGTAGAGCATCCATTCTCTTTTTGTCAGGGGCTTTGTGTAGGTCAGCTCCCCCCAGGCCCGAAACGCCTCGCCCTCTACCGGGCGGCGCTCGTCGTAGTTGACGACCTGATCCGGCTTGTTGTCGGATGATTGTGGGAACGTCCCCAAGTCAACGGGCCGCTGGGTGGAATAATACTTATAAAGACCGGGGGCCTCGGTCTGCACGACTTTAACACCGAATTGCTGGATATAATTCTCCATACGATCATTGAAGTTAGCGGCGGCGATCTGTTCGGTGTTGAAGTAGCGGCCCCAGTAGTAATCCCGATAGCCCGACTCCTGCGTGAATTGCCATGTCACAAAGGGACTGGGGGCCCTGGGGTTCTCGCCCAGGGCAAAGCCCCGGCCATTATCAAAAAGTACGGCCCGCTTGATCTCATAACCTAC
It includes:
- a CDS encoding mobilization protein, with protein sequence MKKRVRDVPIYVWVRPDELEAIRERMAQSGIRNLSAYIRKMALTGYVLNVDLSPVQELVSLQRRCSNNLNQVAIQANTYGGIYPEEIKALQKDYADLWGPLSDLLEKLSAIVKL